A single genomic interval of Lentimicrobium saccharophilum harbors:
- a CDS encoding toxin-antitoxin system YwqK family antitoxin — MKNLIITLMFLTVYLTSVNGQTEVPLKTTWIKEDVYGRKYDTKIPKERYRTNSYGEIEGLYILYYEDGKTIQKKITYKNGKKNGPAYLGYASGNYKNDLEEGEWIEHYLGENITVVNYIQGRIVGKKITYSDKSRTKILSFTEYQNGVPNGKHITYFDDGTIKEEGSYLNGDKTGYWVEYGPDMVTGEYIFSKGNYISGNRDGEWVNYGKCYAYLGDYGKKYSYLPKKTENSYIEFTGGSESAFGPKKGFNAVYNNGKYLKDEVYISADVKQKLDSIENAYKKANEERIKAFERKQDSIRMAKEKVENDYIQMINSVKSKQFTETEHNFTGTWEFKSEKIYTNDAIIIFYEDFKLNSDRSYTYKSYFKKWLESPVYKEYNEKGIWEIKDNTFYAYINEENGKPSKRIDPLKFDEISKKKASRTVQLFIDTPPVKVNGKKVSE, encoded by the coding sequence ATGAAAAATTTAATCATTACATTGATGTTTTTAACAGTGTATTTAACATCAGTAAATGGACAAACAGAGGTCCCATTGAAAACCACATGGATTAAAGAAGATGTGTATGGTAGAAAGTATGATACTAAAATTCCAAAAGAAAGATATAGAACTAATTCATATGGTGAAATTGAAGGGCTATATATCTTATATTATGAAGATGGAAAAACGATTCAAAAGAAGATAACATATAAAAATGGGAAAAAAAATGGACCAGCATATTTAGGTTATGCGTCAGGGAATTATAAAAACGATTTAGAAGAAGGAGAGTGGATCGAACACTACTTGGGTGAAAATATCACAGTAGTTAATTATATTCAAGGTCGGATAGTCGGAAAGAAAATTACATATTCTGATAAATCAAGAACAAAAATTTTATCCTTTACAGAATATCAGAATGGCGTTCCAAATGGAAAACATATTACATATTTTGATGATGGAACAATAAAAGAAGAAGGAAGTTATTTAAACGGTGACAAGACCGGCTACTGGGTTGAATATGGCCCTGATATGGTGACAGGTGAATATATTTTTTCAAAAGGTAACTATATTAGTGGAAATAGGGATGGTGAATGGGTTAATTATGGTAAGTGTTATGCTTATTTAGGCGATTACGGAAAAAAATATTCATACTTGCCAAAGAAAACTGAAAATTCATACATAGAATTTACTGGAGGTAGTGAAAGTGCTTTTGGCCCTAAAAAAGGATTTAATGCAGTGTATAATAACGGGAAATATTTAAAAGACGAAGTTTATATTTCTGCTGACGTAAAACAAAAACTTGACAGTATTGAAAATGCCTATAAAAAAGCTAATGAGGAGAGAATTAAAGCTTTCGAAAGAAAGCAAGATAGCATTAGAATGGCCAAAGAGAAAGTGGAAAATGATTACATTCAAATGATAAATAGTGTCAAATCAAAACAATTTACTGAAACAGAGCATAATTTTACAGGTACATGGGAATTTAAGTCAGAAAAGATCTATACAAATGATGCAATAATTATCTTCTATGAAGATTTTAAATTGAATTCCGATCGAAGTTATACATATAAATCATACTTTAAAAAATGGTTGGAAAGTCCAGTCTATAAAGAATATAATGAAAAAGGAATCTGGGAGATTAAAGACAATACTTTTTATGCTTATATAAATGAAGAAAATGGGAAACCATCAAAAAGGATAGACCCTTTAAAGTTTGATGAAATTTCTAAGAAAAAAGCATCGCGAACAGTTCAACTTTTTATTGATACACCTCCTGTTAAAGTGAATGGCAAAAAGGTGTCTGAGTAA
- a CDS encoding DUF488 domain-containing protein: protein MEFFTIGVYNSTEKEFFDKLTKNNIDTFCDIRQRRGVRGAKYSFVNSNRLQQKLNELEIKYGYVPELAPTSEIRGLQKEIDIEKGELKRERHELGKVFVIEYKNKILKNFDFETFIEKLEQVGANRVAFFCVEEFPEACHRSIVTDRLTDKYNYKVTHL from the coding sequence ATGGAATTTTTTACAATCGGAGTTTACAACTCAACGGAAAAAGAGTTTTTTGACAAATTGACAAAGAACAACATTGACACATTCTGCGACATAAGACAAAGAAGAGGTGTACGAGGTGCAAAATATTCTTTTGTAAACAGCAATAGACTTCAACAAAAATTAAATGAATTAGAAATTAAATATGGTTACGTACCTGAATTAGCCCCAACAAGTGAAATTAGAGGACTGCAAAAAGAAATTGACATAGAAAAAGGTGAATTAAAAAGGGAAAGACATGAATTAGGGAAAGTTTTTGTAATCGAATATAAAAATAAGATTTTAAAAAACTTTGACTTTGAAACATTCATTGAAAAACTTGAACAAGTTGGGGCAAACCGTGTGGCTTTCTTTTGTGTAGAAGAATTTCCAGAAGCATGTCATCGGTCAATTGTAACAGACAGATTAACTGATAAATATAATTACAAAGTGACACATTTATAA
- a CDS encoding TIGR01777 family oxidoreductase yields the protein MNILISGSTGLTGRRLRAALEERGHTVTAAGRTDFAGDPALLKEKVENAGAVIHLAGAPIVARWSRAYKREILDSRVLTTRKLVEAVNLAERKPELFISASAVGIYSDEGVNTEENAYYAEGFLADVCRQWEGEAAQLDPATGLAVFRLGVVLAKEGGALPKMLTPFRLGLGGPIAGGRQGFSWIHIDDLVSAFMFVLDHRLTGTFNLTAPGVTDNQGYTSALGRVLRRPVFMPVPAFALRLLFGEGASALTTGQKAIPERLLKVGFTFRFPEVEGALRDLLRKERI from the coding sequence ATGAATATACTTATCAGTGGATCAACGGGTTTGACTGGGCGCAGGCTGCGGGCCGCCCTGGAGGAAAGGGGCCATACCGTTACGGCGGCCGGCCGGACTGATTTTGCCGGCGATCCCGCTTTGCTGAAAGAGAAGGTGGAGAATGCCGGGGCCGTGATACACCTGGCGGGCGCGCCCATCGTGGCCCGCTGGAGCAGGGCTTACAAGCGGGAAATTCTCGACAGCCGTGTACTTACTACCCGTAAGCTGGTGGAAGCTGTAAATCTGGCGGAGCGCAAACCGGAGTTGTTTATTTCGGCTTCAGCCGTGGGTATCTACAGCGATGAAGGGGTGAATACCGAGGAGAATGCTTATTATGCCGAAGGTTTTCTGGCCGATGTGTGCCGGCAGTGGGAAGGGGAGGCTGCACAGCTGGATCCGGCCACCGGACTGGCAGTTTTCAGGCTGGGGGTGGTGCTGGCAAAAGAGGGGGGCGCATTGCCCAAAATGCTGACGCCCTTCCGCCTCGGACTGGGCGGGCCCATCGCCGGCGGCAGGCAGGGTTTCTCATGGATTCATATTGATGATCTGGTCAGCGCTTTTATGTTTGTGCTGGATCACCGTCTTACGGGGACGTTTAACCTGACGGCCCCCGGGGTTACCGACAATCAGGGTTATACCTCCGCCCTGGGCAGGGTGCTGAGGCGGCCGGTTTTTATGCCTGTTCCCGCCTTTGCCCTCCGGTTGTTGTTCGGCGAAGGGGCTTCCGCGCTCACTACCGGACAAAAAGCTATTCCCGAACGCTTGCTGAAAGTGGGGTTTACTTTCCGGTTTCCGGAGGTGGAGGGAGCGTTGAGGGATTTACTGCGCAAAGAGAGGATTTGA
- a CDS encoding DUF488 domain-containing protein: MIFSIGHGNREFEDFIKLLQTYNIEYLIDVRSSPYSKFSPTFNREAFSNLLKRKGFTYVYLGDVLGGLPKDPTCYIEYTDKKHEEARKIDYSKIEKKEFFIKGLERLKTANEKGLNVAVMCSELNPEECHRSKLIGLSLQKEGIIMQHITKNGKLMDQNEVNLLINGGKSPINLWGEIDMTSKRKIK, from the coding sequence ATGATTTTTTCGATTGGACATGGGAATAGAGAATTTGAAGATTTTATTAAATTGCTTCAAACATACAATATCGAATACCTTATTGATGTTCGTTCTTCGCCTTATTCAAAATTTTCTCCAACATTTAATCGTGAAGCATTTTCAAATTTACTTAAGCGAAAAGGATTTACTTATGTTTATTTAGGAGATGTTTTGGGAGGCTTACCAAAAGACCCAACTTGCTACATTGAGTACACAGACAAAAAACATGAAGAAGCAAGGAAAATAGATTATAGTAAAATTGAAAAAAAGGAGTTTTTTATCAAAGGATTGGAAAGATTAAAAACAGCAAATGAGAAAGGATTAAATGTTGCAGTTATGTGTAGCGAATTAAATCCAGAAGAATGTCATCGCAGTAAGTTAATCGGTCTGTCATTGCAAAAGGAAGGTATAATAATGCAACACATTACTAAAAATGGTAAATTAATGGACCAAAACGAGGTTAATTTACTTATTAACGGTGGTAAAAGCCCAATAAATCTATGGGGCGAAATAGATATGACTTCAAAAAGAAAAATCAAATAA
- a CDS encoding dual OB domain-containing protein produces MPVTQTKCIACGTDLPVPIISNAGQLCNTCRNQGLFRKKIIITGITRMNSGNVCVSGIDPQTWNFVRPVFPTGLDRDFLMHGTTQVVNHFNLVEIEFRRYRPDQTFHTEDWIINENFAPRFIRHLTNEEILRVVNRMAITNLNNAIERQDKSLFIVKAQSIGRIWHEQYEKFKVRINFVDWEGNLYERVPVTDLLTLAFVRYQISIRNMNYSAQIVRNFNNNPNRYVRIGLTRAWQGQHWKQVTALITIPDLFDGNSFSHFENQLGGQV; encoded by the coding sequence ATGCCAGTAACACAAACAAAATGTATAGCATGCGGAACAGATTTACCTGTGCCAATAATTTCAAATGCAGGACAACTTTGTAATACATGCAGAAATCAGGGATTATTCCGCAAAAAAATTATTATTACTGGTATTACAAGAATGAATAGTGGTAATGTTTGTGTATCTGGAATTGACCCTCAGACATGGAATTTTGTAAGACCGGTTTTCCCAACAGGACTAGACAGAGACTTTTTAATGCACGGCACGACACAGGTTGTAAACCATTTTAATTTAGTTGAAATTGAATTCAGGAGGTACAGACCTGACCAAACATTTCATACTGAAGATTGGATAATAAATGAAAATTTTGCACCTCGTTTCATTAGACATTTGACTAATGAAGAAATTTTAAGAGTTGTGAATAGAATGGCTATTACAAATCTTAATAATGCAATTGAACGTCAAGATAAATCTCTCTTTATAGTTAAAGCACAAAGCATTGGAAGAATTTGGCATGAACAGTACGAGAAGTTTAAAGTAAGAATTAACTTTGTGGATTGGGAAGGCAATCTTTATGAGCGTGTTCCGGTTACTGATTTATTAACTTTGGCTTTTGTAAGGTATCAAATAAGTATTAGAAATATGAATTACTCCGCTCAAATTGTAAGGAATTTTAATAATAATCCAAATCGCTATGTGCGGATTGGACTTACGAGAGCATGGCAAGGACAGCATTGGAAACAAGTAACGGCATTAATTACAATTCCAGACCTTTTTGATGGAAACTCTTTTTCACATTTTGAAAATCAATTAGGAGGGCAAGTATGA
- the erm(F) gene encoding 23S rRNA (adenine(2058)-N(6))-methyltransferase Erm(F), whose protein sequence is MTKKKLPVRFTGQHFTIDKVLIKDAIRQANISNQDTVLDIGAGKGFLTVHLLKIANNVVAIENDTALVEHLRKLFSDARNVQVVGCDFRNFAVPKFPFKVVSNIPYGITSDIFKILMFESLGNFLGGSIILQLEPTQKLFSRKLYNPYTVFYHTFFDLKLVYEVGPESFLPPPTVKSALLNIKRKHLFFDFKFKAKYLAFISCLLEKPDLSVKTALKSIFRKSQVRSISEKFGLNLNAQIVCLSPSQWVNCFLEMLEVVPEKFHPS, encoded by the coding sequence ATGACAAAAAAGAAATTGCCCGTTCGTTTTACGGGTCAGCACTTTACTATTGATAAAGTGCTAATAAAAGATGCAATAAGACAAGCAAATATAAGTAATCAGGATACGGTTTTAGATATTGGGGCAGGCAAGGGGTTTCTTACTGTTCATTTATTAAAAATCGCCAACAATGTTGTTGCTATTGAAAACGACACAGCTTTGGTTGAACATTTACGAAAATTATTTTCTGATGCCCGAAATGTTCAAGTTGTCGGTTGTGATTTTAGGAATTTTGCAGTTCCGAAATTTCCTTTCAAAGTGGTGTCAAATATTCCTTATGGCATTACTTCCGATATTTTCAAAATCCTGATGTTTGAGAGTCTTGGAAATTTTCTGGGAGGTTCCATTATCCTTCAGTTAGAACCTACACAAAAGTTATTTTCGAGGAAGCTTTACAATCCATATACCGTTTTCTATCATACTTTTTTTGATTTGAAACTTGTCTATGAGGTAGGTCCTGAAAGTTTCTTGCCACCGCCAACTGTCAAATCAGCCCTGTTAAACATTAAAAGAAAACACTTATTTTTTGATTTTAAGTTTAAAGCCAAATACTTAGCATTTATTTCCTGTCTGTTAGAAAAACCTGATTTATCTGTAAAAACAGCTTTAAAGTCGATTTTCAGGAAAAGTCAGGTCAGGTCAATTTCGGAAAAATTCGGTTTAAACCTTAATGCTCAAATTGTTTGTTTGTCTCCAAGTCAATGGGTAAACTGTTTTTTGGAAATGCTGGAAGTTGTCCCTGAAAAATTTCATCCTTCGTAG
- a CDS encoding IS1595-like element ISLesa1 family transposase, which translates to MDYQEILSAIRALPSHQQANLIAELTGNESAPDYLSLRRNQLINKQVGCPHCGSLRFYRFGKDKGSQRFKCRACSRTFTEYTGTWLAGLHKKELVNDYLELMHKSMSLDKIKFALSINKKTAFDWRHKVLSSLEEVRKDDFNGIVESDETFFLLSEKGKEQQTRKGRKRGGSSSSRGVSKDQVAVIVTSDRKGAMDMKVVTLGRISKADIENAIGNRIEKDSILCADGHVSYKGFAKDNQLSLVVLRADLKQYVKNGIYHIQTVNSLHNRVKKWIDSTFWGVSTKYLQNYLNWYRVQQAVKSSLRPTEEVVKYTTLDLLSLTRYRTIGEKYQTLKATHL; encoded by the coding sequence ATGGACTATCAAGAAATATTATCAGCCATTCGCGCCTTACCCTCGCACCAACAGGCGAACCTGATTGCAGAATTAACGGGGAACGAAAGTGCCCCCGACTACCTATCATTACGCAGAAACCAACTGATAAACAAGCAGGTTGGCTGTCCTCATTGCGGAAGCCTAAGGTTTTACAGATTTGGCAAGGATAAGGGCAGCCAACGCTTTAAATGCAGAGCTTGCAGTCGAACATTTACGGAGTACACGGGCACATGGCTAGCTGGTCTGCATAAGAAAGAGCTTGTTAATGATTACCTTGAACTGATGCATAAGTCCATGTCATTGGATAAAATAAAGTTTGCTCTGAGCATTAACAAGAAAACCGCCTTTGATTGGCGTCATAAAGTGCTTTCCTCTCTCGAAGAGGTAAGGAAGGATGATTTCAACGGGATTGTTGAGAGTGACGAAACATTCTTTTTGCTGTCAGAAAAAGGGAAAGAACAGCAAACAAGGAAAGGTCGCAAGCGAGGGGGTAGCTCCTCTTCAAGAGGTGTTTCCAAAGACCAGGTGGCTGTAATCGTGACGTCTGACCGTAAGGGGGCGATGGATATGAAGGTGGTCACCCTCGGGCGCATCAGCAAAGCTGACATCGAGAACGCCATTGGGAACCGAATTGAAAAGGACTCCATCCTATGCGCTGATGGGCACGTAAGCTATAAGGGCTTTGCCAAGGATAACCAGCTTTCATTGGTGGTGCTACGCGCAGACCTTAAGCAATATGTTAAGAATGGCATCTATCACATACAAACCGTAAACTCTTTGCATAATCGAGTGAAGAAGTGGATTGACTCAACGTTTTGGGGCGTCTCCACAAAATATCTTCAGAACTATTTAAACTGGTACAGAGTACAGCAAGCAGTCAAGAGCTCGCTTAGACCTACAGAAGAAGTCGTAAAGTACACAACACTTGACCTTTTAAGTCTTACGAGATACCGAACAATTGGAGAGAAATATCAAACGTTAAAAGCAACGCACTTATAA
- a CDS encoding tyrosine-type recombinase/integrase translates to MAGSNQGPGGDFTISIRKIFHRDAARIGIFFNFNEEIKQKVKALGGRWSQSKKCWYIDYDVASYQALKNVFPEIEIIREAEAELNRTAPGLENGHDNAPIAIADSERPPAAGAGHNPPLTDENAGLKAEYLSTTGKYWVLKVPYQEQVCLGLKAIKGVYWNKPHKAWMVYRHVAVKTRVEALLGRPGLLPADYWTGPEPAGPDAKIVVEVHEADKRVMQVRLPAISSVIHIVKRFAGSRYSKAQACYLLPSSPLVFENLLKIAEDNGLTLENHLPEKYLNKRFTPSRRKVELSLAMDNVRNLTPPGARVYVDAFTDLMLATNKSASTIRTYSHALISFLRFTGYRDPAGIERKEIIKYLGGMILKGLTPSTASNCVNALNLYYSEVLQIPHFQIDLPRPKKEYKLPVVVTQEECIAIFDQINNPKHKMVIMMAYGTGLRRSELLGLKWEDILFDEYKIHVRSGKGKKDRMVMLPYSIVAALLSYRELYKSSFYLFEGQYKGEPYSGQSVANVMRRAVKAAGLEKKATVHTLRHAFATHLLEAGTDLRFIQALLGHSSIKTTTIYTHLTRRGVDKIRSPLDKLMDERKKNENEEEDDEGNEKKL, encoded by the coding sequence ATGGCAGGCAGTAATCAGGGACCGGGAGGTGATTTCACCATCAGCATCAGAAAAATTTTTCACCGTGATGCTGCGCGGATCGGTATATTTTTTAATTTTAACGAAGAGATAAAGCAAAAGGTAAAAGCCCTTGGGGGGAGATGGAGTCAGTCAAAGAAGTGCTGGTATATTGATTATGATGTTGCCAGCTACCAAGCCCTGAAAAATGTTTTCCCGGAAATTGAAATCATCAGGGAGGCAGAAGCTGAATTGAACCGGACGGCGCCTGGCCTGGAAAATGGTCACGACAATGCGCCCATAGCTATTGCTGATAGCGAACGCCCGCCTGCTGCAGGTGCGGGACATAATCCGCCTTTGACGGATGAAAATGCCGGATTAAAAGCTGAATACCTGTCGACCACGGGAAAATACTGGGTTTTAAAAGTCCCCTACCAGGAGCAGGTTTGTCTTGGGCTTAAGGCGATAAAGGGCGTTTATTGGAATAAGCCACATAAGGCATGGATGGTTTACAGGCATGTAGCCGTGAAAACCCGTGTGGAGGCCCTGCTGGGGAGGCCGGGCCTGTTGCCGGCTGATTACTGGACAGGCCCTGAGCCTGCGGGACCGGATGCTAAAATTGTTGTTGAAGTACATGAGGCCGACAAGCGGGTAATGCAGGTGAGGCTTCCGGCGATTTCATCGGTTATCCATATTGTGAAGCGTTTTGCGGGAAGCCGTTACAGCAAAGCGCAGGCATGTTACCTGTTGCCTTCCAGCCCGCTGGTGTTTGAAAACCTGCTTAAAATAGCGGAAGATAACGGGCTAACGCTCGAAAACCATCTTCCGGAGAAGTATCTGAATAAGCGTTTCACGCCTTCGAGGCGCAAGGTGGAGCTCAGCCTGGCAATGGACAATGTACGGAATCTTACCCCTCCCGGAGCTAGGGTATATGTTGATGCATTTACTGATCTGATGCTTGCCACCAATAAGAGCGCGAGTACCATAAGGACATACAGTCATGCTTTGATTTCATTTCTCAGGTTTACCGGTTACCGTGATCCGGCGGGTATTGAGCGCAAAGAGATTATAAAGTACCTGGGCGGCATGATCCTGAAAGGTTTAACACCATCGACTGCAAGCAATTGTGTGAATGCGCTCAATCTCTACTACAGTGAGGTGTTGCAGATTCCGCATTTTCAGATAGATCTGCCCCGGCCGAAGAAAGAGTACAAGCTGCCGGTGGTGGTTACGCAGGAGGAGTGTATTGCCATTTTTGATCAGATAAATAATCCAAAGCACAAGATGGTGATTATGATGGCCTATGGAACCGGACTCAGGCGGAGCGAACTTCTGGGTTTGAAGTGGGAAGATATACTGTTTGATGAGTACAAGATTCATGTGCGTTCGGGTAAGGGTAAAAAGGACCGCATGGTTATGCTTCCATATTCGATAGTGGCCGCGTTGCTCTCGTACCGCGAGTTGTACAAAAGCAGTTTCTATTTGTTTGAAGGCCAGTACAAGGGGGAGCCATACAGTGGGCAGAGCGTTGCCAATGTGATGCGCAGGGCGGTGAAAGCGGCCGGGCTGGAGAAAAAAGCCACTGTCCATACCCTGCGGCATGCCTTTGCCACCCATTTGCTGGAGGCCGGTACGGATCTGCGGTTTATACAGGCGTTGCTGGGGCATTCGAGCATAAAAACCACCACAATATACACACATCTGACGAGGCGCGGGGTTGACAAGATCCGGAGTCCGCTGGATAAACTGATGGATGAAAGAAAAAAGAATGAAAATGAAGAGGAAGATGATGAGGGAAACGAAAAAAAGTTATAA
- a CDS encoding methylmalonyl-CoA mutase family protein, with amino-acid sequence MDNTKNTNQADRLFGEFPPVTTAEWEARIQEDLKGADYEKKLIWKTAEGFAVKPYYRSGDMEGLASFGDALPGQFPYLRGNKADGNKWRICQDIETANPANANALAREVIAKGADALSLNAANIDNTASLKTLLEGIDTGKISLNFNSAKSYPALAGMLVQHLGEAAGNTCGSFDCDPLSYVLLKGNYHTSREKDLGEVTELVKNYGDKLPPFRLITINGHYFHNSGATLTQELAFALASGNEYMALLTSAGIPAGKAAESMIFVFATGGNYFMEIAKLRAARLLWARIVEQYQPASPESAKMRIHSVTANWNKTIYDPYVNMLRTTTEAMSAALGGADMITVLPFDLNYKEPDGFSMRMARNQQIILKEESSLDKVVDPAAGSYYVENLTASLADAAWKLFLEVEEKGGMTEAVQSGFIQNSVAASAAQKNAEIAARRTVMLGTNQYPNMTENMLDKIQADEEEEDAEITDPVPVYKTMEPYRGADAFEDLRLATEIYESEEGHRPQVFLLATGNLAMRKARAGFSTNFFGCAGYKVTDNAGFNTVDEGVKAALEAKADIVVLCSSDEEYADIAPTAARALKAARPEIQVVVAGFPKELVEQLKAAGVDEFIHVRTNVLETLYAFQQKLGVML; translated from the coding sequence ATGGACAATACGAAGAACACAAATCAGGCGGACAGGCTTTTCGGGGAGTTTCCACCGGTCACTACCGCCGAATGGGAGGCCAGAATTCAGGAAGACCTGAAAGGGGCGGATTATGAGAAGAAGCTGATCTGGAAAACCGCCGAAGGATTCGCCGTGAAGCCTTATTACCGTTCCGGCGACATGGAAGGCCTTGCTTCGTTCGGGGATGCCCTTCCCGGACAGTTCCCCTATCTCAGGGGCAATAAAGCGGATGGCAACAAATGGCGCATATGCCAGGACATTGAAACAGCCAATCCGGCCAACGCCAACGCCCTTGCCCGCGAGGTGATCGCCAAAGGCGCTGACGCTCTCTCTCTCAATGCCGCAAATATTGACAATACCGCCTCACTGAAAACATTACTCGAAGGGATAGACACAGGCAAAATTTCGCTCAATTTCAATTCCGCAAAATCATACCCTGCCCTTGCCGGGATGCTGGTTCAGCATTTGGGCGAAGCGGCCGGCAACACCTGCGGCTCCTTCGACTGCGACCCGCTGAGCTACGTGCTGCTGAAGGGAAATTACCACACTTCACGTGAGAAAGATCTCGGTGAGGTAACGGAACTGGTAAAAAACTACGGCGATAAACTTCCGCCTTTCAGGCTGATCACCATCAACGGCCACTACTTCCACAATTCAGGGGCCACCCTCACCCAGGAACTGGCATTTGCCCTTGCCTCGGGCAATGAATACATGGCCCTGCTCACCTCAGCAGGCATTCCGGCCGGCAAAGCCGCGGAAAGCATGATTTTCGTATTTGCAACGGGCGGAAACTATTTTATGGAAATCGCCAAACTGCGTGCCGCCCGCTTATTGTGGGCACGCATTGTGGAACAGTATCAGCCCGCTTCCCCCGAAAGCGCTAAAATGCGTATCCATTCGGTGACAGCCAACTGGAACAAAACCATATACGATCCTTATGTAAACATGCTGCGTACCACCACCGAGGCCATGTCGGCCGCGCTGGGCGGAGCTGATATGATTACGGTACTTCCTTTCGACCTCAACTACAAGGAACCGGACGGATTCTCCATGCGTATGGCCCGCAACCAGCAGATTATCCTGAAGGAAGAATCGAGCCTCGATAAAGTGGTTGACCCGGCCGCCGGCTCCTACTACGTCGAAAACCTCACCGCTTCGCTGGCCGACGCCGCCTGGAAGCTCTTCCTCGAAGTGGAAGAAAAAGGAGGCATGACCGAAGCCGTACAATCCGGCTTTATCCAGAACAGTGTGGCCGCCAGCGCCGCGCAGAAAAACGCTGAGATTGCCGCACGCCGCACCGTAATGCTGGGAACCAACCAGTATCCCAATATGACGGAAAATATGCTGGATAAGATTCAGGCCGATGAGGAAGAGGAAGATGCTGAAATTACAGACCCCGTTCCGGTATATAAAACAATGGAGCCTTACCGTGGCGCCGATGCTTTTGAAGACCTGAGGCTGGCAACCGAGATTTACGAATCGGAAGAAGGACACCGTCCGCAAGTTTTCCTGCTTGCCACCGGCAACCTGGCCATGCGTAAGGCAAGGGCGGGCTTCAGTACCAACTTCTTCGGATGCGCCGGTTATAAAGTCACCGACAATGCAGGGTTCAACACCGTGGACGAAGGCGTGAAAGCGGCCCTGGAGGCAAAAGCCGACATCGTTGTGCTTTGCAGCAGCGACGAGGAGTATGCCGATATCGCCCCTACCGCGGCCCGGGCACTGAAAGCCGCCAGACCTGAAATCCAGGTGGTGGTGGCCGGTTTCCCGAAAGAGCTGGTTGAACAACTGAAAGCTGCCGGCGTGGATGAGTTTATCCATGTGCGCACCAATGTGCTGGAAACCCTATATGCCTTCCAGCAAAAACTGGGCGTCATGCTGTAA